In a single window of the Coffea eugenioides isolate CCC68of chromosome 3, Ceug_1.0, whole genome shotgun sequence genome:
- the LOC113765035 gene encoding probable serine/threonine-protein kinase WNK9 isoform X1 yields MNAVIDLYADHPDFVEVDPTGRYGRYNEILGKGASKTVYRAFDEYEGIEVAWNQVKLNDFLQSPDDLERLYCEIHLLKTLKHKNIMKFCASWVDTANRNINFVTEMFTSGTLRQYRMKHKRVNIRAIKNWCRQILKGLLYLHSHDPPVIHRDLKCDNIFVNGNQGEVKIGDLGLAAFLRKSHAARCVGTPEFMAPEVYAEEYNELVDIYAFGMCILEMVTFEYPYSECTHPAQIYKKVISGKKPNALYKVKDPEVRRFVEKCLATVSDRLSARELLHDPFLQSDDYLTDLGPVDDYRDFNDVGPMLQEPLLSFSQKSSSLIDSYTIYFDQEHRNGLEYHQNGYETNGIDLLNSQEESLGSVDITINGKRREDDGIFLRLRIADEEGRVRNIYFPFDIETDTALCVAAEMIAELDLTDQDMSKIAEMIDGEIACLVPEWKRRLYNEEIPNYSNGRCCQNCASNGSLLSYLTLNGSGAKNLQVLCPQHGCGSIHGRFEEITYQFEGSEQCLTESAPLVSSQSDIIHYTDIWAQHEGPELRSQNSSRNQCDDHLEPSQQSTFSSDEKIIKIIEEDRYNAPETRDCPTSPGHSEAADYENEIRQELRWLKAKYQMQLRELGVVSTGIVTKPSSLLDSIQSKKDLLSSVLSTPREVQDGSLHQSLISDKHFPPYLPVYTGKKCANQMLRDQELAYSSCSPEHMITAKSYYTGALLPHPLHRATSLPVDAIDV; encoded by the exons ATGAATGCTGTGATTGACCTTTATGCTGATCATCCGGATTTTGTTGAAGTTGATCCTACCGGAAGATATGGAAGG TATAATGAGATTCTTGGGAAGGGAGCTTCAAAGACAGT TTATAGAGCATTTGATGAGTACGAAGGGATTGAAGTAGCTTGGAACCAGGTGAAACTTAACGACTTCTTGCAAAGTCCTGATGATCTTGAGAGATTGTATTGTGAAATTCATCTGCTGAAAACTTTGAAACACAAGAATATTATGAAATTTTGTGCCTCTTGGGTTGATACTGCAAATAGGAACATCAACTTTGTGACAGAGATGTTTACGTCTGGAACTCTGAGGCA GTATAGGATGAAACATAAGAGGGTTAACATTAGAGCAATAAAGAATTGGTGCAGGCAAATCTTGAAAGGCCTTCTTTACCTTCACAGCCATGACCCTCCTGTTATCCACAGAGATCTGAAGTGCGACAACATTTTTGTAAATGGCAACCAAGGGGAGGTCAAGATTGGTGATCTTGGCCTCGCTGCATTTCTGCGCAAATCCCATGCTGCTCGGTGTGTTG GAACACCAGAGTTCATGGCTCCTGAGGTGTACGCGGAGGAGTACAATGAATTAGTGGACATCTATGCATTTGGGATGTGCATTTTGGAAATGGTTACCTTTGAATATCCATATAGTGAATGCACACATCCTGCTCAGATCTACAAAAAAGTGATCTCT GGTAAAAAACCAAATGCTCTTTATAAGGTGAAGGATCCTGAGGTGCGTCGATTTGTTGAGAAATGCTTAGCAACAGTGTCTGATAGGCTATCTGCTAGAGAGCTTCTCCATGACCCTTTCCTGCAAAGTGATGATTATTTAACTGACCTTGGACCAGTAGATGACTACAGAGATTTCAATGATGTTGGCCCAATGTTACAAGAGCCACTCTTGAGCTTTAGTCAAAAAAGCAGTTCCTTGATAGATAGTTACACCATTTATTTTGATCAGGAGCATAGAAATGGCTTGGAATACCATCAAAATGGGTATGAAACAAATGGAATTGATCTATTGAACAGTCAGGAGGAGTCCTTGGGAAGTGTGGACATAACAATCAACGGAAAGAGAAGAGAAGATGATGGAATCTTCCTAAGACTGAGAATTGCAGATGAAGAAG GCCGTGTGCGAAATATATACTTTCCTTTTGACATCGAGACCGACACAGCTCTCTGTGTGGCTGCAGAAATGATTGCTGAATTAGATCTCACTGACCAAGATATGAGTAAGATAGCAGAAATGATTGATGGTGAGATAGCTTGCTTAGTGCCTGAGTGGAAGAGGAGGCTTTACAATGAAGAGATCCCCAATTACTCAAATGGTAGATGTTGCCAAAATTGTGCTTCAAATGGTTCTCTTCTCAGTTATTTAACATTAAATGGATCTGGTGCCAAGAATTTGCAAGTTCTCTGTCCTCAGCATGGATGTGGTTCCATACATGGGAGATTCGAAGAGATCACTTACCAGTTTGAAGGGTCTGAACAATGTTTAACAGAAAGCGCACCTTTGGTTTCAAGTCAATCTGACATTATACATTATACTGATATATGGGCACAGCATGAAGGGCCCGAACTAAGATCACAAAATTCCAGTAGGAACCAATGTGATGATCATCTTGAACCGTCTCAGCAATCCACCTTTAGCAGCGACGAGAAAATTATAAAGATCATTGAGGAGGATAGGTATAATGCTCCCGAGACAAGAGATTGCCCTACTTCACCTGGTCACTCGGAAGCTGCAGATTACGAAAATGAGATAAGGCAGGAGTTAAGGTGGCTAAAAGCCAAGTACCAAATGCAGTTGAGGGAACTGGGGGTTGTATCAACTGGGATTGTGACGAAACCGTCATCTCTGCTAGATAGCATTCAAAGCAAAAAGGATCTTTTGTCATCAGTCCTTTCCACACCAAGGGAAGTGCAGGATGGTAGTCTACATCAATCTCTCATCTCTGATAAGCATTTCCCTCCCTATCTGCCTGTTTATACCGGAAAGAAATGTGCAAACCAGATGCTGCGGGATCAGGAGTTGGCCTATAGTTCTTGCAGTCCGGAACATATGATCACTGCCAAGAGTTACTACACTGGGGCCTTACTTCCACACCCACTTCACAGGGCCACTTCTCTTCCCGTGGATGCCATTGATGTCTAA
- the LOC113765035 gene encoding serine/threonine-protein kinase WNK1 isoform X2: protein MNAVIDLYADHPDFVEVDPTGRYGRYNEILGKGASKTVYRAFDEYEGIEVAWNQVKLNDFLQSPDDLERLYCEIHLLKTLKHKNIMKFCASWVDTANRNINFVTEMFTSGTLRQYRMKHKRVNIRAIKNWCRQILKGLLYLHSHDPPVIHRDLKCDNIFVNGNQGEVKIGDLGLAAFLRKSHAARCVGTPEFMAPEVYAEEYNELVDIYAFGMCILEMVTFEYPYSECTHPAQIYKKVISEHRNGLEYHQNGYETNGIDLLNSQEESLGSVDITINGKRREDDGIFLRLRIADEEGRVRNIYFPFDIETDTALCVAAEMIAELDLTDQDMSKIAEMIDGEIACLVPEWKRRLYNEEIPNYSNGRCCQNCASNGSLLSYLTLNGSGAKNLQVLCPQHGCGSIHGRFEEITYQFEGSEQCLTESAPLVSSQSDIIHYTDIWAQHEGPELRSQNSSRNQCDDHLEPSQQSTFSSDEKIIKIIEEDRYNAPETRDCPTSPGHSEAADYENEIRQELRWLKAKYQMQLRELGVVSTGIVTKPSSLLDSIQSKKDLLSSVLSTPREVQDGSLHQSLISDKHFPPYLPVYTGKKCANQMLRDQELAYSSCSPEHMITAKSYYTGALLPHPLHRATSLPVDAIDV from the exons ATGAATGCTGTGATTGACCTTTATGCTGATCATCCGGATTTTGTTGAAGTTGATCCTACCGGAAGATATGGAAGG TATAATGAGATTCTTGGGAAGGGAGCTTCAAAGACAGT TTATAGAGCATTTGATGAGTACGAAGGGATTGAAGTAGCTTGGAACCAGGTGAAACTTAACGACTTCTTGCAAAGTCCTGATGATCTTGAGAGATTGTATTGTGAAATTCATCTGCTGAAAACTTTGAAACACAAGAATATTATGAAATTTTGTGCCTCTTGGGTTGATACTGCAAATAGGAACATCAACTTTGTGACAGAGATGTTTACGTCTGGAACTCTGAGGCA GTATAGGATGAAACATAAGAGGGTTAACATTAGAGCAATAAAGAATTGGTGCAGGCAAATCTTGAAAGGCCTTCTTTACCTTCACAGCCATGACCCTCCTGTTATCCACAGAGATCTGAAGTGCGACAACATTTTTGTAAATGGCAACCAAGGGGAGGTCAAGATTGGTGATCTTGGCCTCGCTGCATTTCTGCGCAAATCCCATGCTGCTCGGTGTGTTG GAACACCAGAGTTCATGGCTCCTGAGGTGTACGCGGAGGAGTACAATGAATTAGTGGACATCTATGCATTTGGGATGTGCATTTTGGAAATGGTTACCTTTGAATATCCATATAGTGAATGCACACATCCTGCTCAGATCTACAAAAAAGTGATCTCT GAGCATAGAAATGGCTTGGAATACCATCAAAATGGGTATGAAACAAATGGAATTGATCTATTGAACAGTCAGGAGGAGTCCTTGGGAAGTGTGGACATAACAATCAACGGAAAGAGAAGAGAAGATGATGGAATCTTCCTAAGACTGAGAATTGCAGATGAAGAAG GCCGTGTGCGAAATATATACTTTCCTTTTGACATCGAGACCGACACAGCTCTCTGTGTGGCTGCAGAAATGATTGCTGAATTAGATCTCACTGACCAAGATATGAGTAAGATAGCAGAAATGATTGATGGTGAGATAGCTTGCTTAGTGCCTGAGTGGAAGAGGAGGCTTTACAATGAAGAGATCCCCAATTACTCAAATGGTAGATGTTGCCAAAATTGTGCTTCAAATGGTTCTCTTCTCAGTTATTTAACATTAAATGGATCTGGTGCCAAGAATTTGCAAGTTCTCTGTCCTCAGCATGGATGTGGTTCCATACATGGGAGATTCGAAGAGATCACTTACCAGTTTGAAGGGTCTGAACAATGTTTAACAGAAAGCGCACCTTTGGTTTCAAGTCAATCTGACATTATACATTATACTGATATATGGGCACAGCATGAAGGGCCCGAACTAAGATCACAAAATTCCAGTAGGAACCAATGTGATGATCATCTTGAACCGTCTCAGCAATCCACCTTTAGCAGCGACGAGAAAATTATAAAGATCATTGAGGAGGATAGGTATAATGCTCCCGAGACAAGAGATTGCCCTACTTCACCTGGTCACTCGGAAGCTGCAGATTACGAAAATGAGATAAGGCAGGAGTTAAGGTGGCTAAAAGCCAAGTACCAAATGCAGTTGAGGGAACTGGGGGTTGTATCAACTGGGATTGTGACGAAACCGTCATCTCTGCTAGATAGCATTCAAAGCAAAAAGGATCTTTTGTCATCAGTCCTTTCCACACCAAGGGAAGTGCAGGATGGTAGTCTACATCAATCTCTCATCTCTGATAAGCATTTCCCTCCCTATCTGCCTGTTTATACCGGAAAGAAATGTGCAAACCAGATGCTGCGGGATCAGGAGTTGGCCTATAGTTCTTGCAGTCCGGAACATATGATCACTGCCAAGAGTTACTACACTGGGGCCTTACTTCCACACCCACTTCACAGGGCCACTTCTCTTCCCGTGGATGCCATTGATGTCTAA